In the Colwellia sp. 20A7 genome, one interval contains:
- the mutH gene encoding DNA mismatch repair endonuclease MutH encodes MNIPASEQELLERVHSLAGLTLAEVADDAKIEMPVDLKRNKGWVGLLLEHVLGASASSRPEPDFPTLGIELKTLPINCQGKPLETTFVCVAPLTGLVGVNWQNCWLKQKLSKVLWVPIICNTPEEKKIPLAERRIGSAFLWSPSVEEEQLLAMDWQELTDMIVLGDVENIHGKHGQVLQLRPKAANAKAKTQAYNRHGKPFMTLPRGFYLKIPFTQALLNKNLRINDGA; translated from the coding sequence ATGAACATTCCCGCTTCCGAACAAGAACTACTTGAAAGAGTGCATAGTTTAGCTGGCTTAACCCTAGCTGAGGTTGCCGATGATGCGAAAATTGAAATGCCTGTAGATTTAAAGCGTAATAAAGGCTGGGTAGGCTTATTGCTTGAGCATGTCCTTGGCGCTAGCGCTAGCTCAAGACCTGAACCTGATTTCCCCACACTCGGAATTGAATTGAAAACCTTGCCAATTAATTGCCAAGGTAAGCCACTTGAGACAACTTTTGTTTGTGTTGCGCCATTAACGGGTTTAGTAGGTGTTAATTGGCAAAATTGTTGGCTTAAACAGAAATTATCAAAAGTATTATGGGTTCCCATCATCTGCAATACGCCAGAGGAAAAGAAAATACCTTTAGCAGAGCGCCGAATTGGCAGCGCTTTTCTTTGGTCACCTTCAGTTGAAGAAGAGCAGTTATTAGCAATGGACTGGCAAGAGCTAACCGATATGATTGTTTTAGGTGATGTAGAAAATATTCATGGTAAACATGGACAAGTACTACAACTTAGACCAAAAGCTGCCAACGCTAAAGCAAAAACACAAGCCTATAATCGCCATGGCAAGCCATTTATGACCTTACCTCGTGGCTTTTATTTAAAAATCCCTTTCACTCAAGCGCTATTAAATAAAAACTTACGTATCAATGATGGTGCTTGA
- the trhP gene encoding prephenate-dependent tRNA uridine(34) hydroxylase TrhP: MLKPELLSPAGSLKNMRYAFAYGADAVYAGQPRYSLRVRNNEFSLENIKIGINEAHALGKKFYLVNNIAPHNGKLKTFLKDIAPVIAMKPDALIMSDPGLIMMVRENFPDMPIHLSVQANAVNWATVKFWHQQGVERVILSRELSLDEIEDIRLHCPEMELEVFVHGALCMAYSGRCLLSGYINKRDPNQGTCTNSCRWKYDTHEAKETETGDIVAVAPSPEIYTPNNNIITFEQGQTPNQPINDLVLLQEQGRPGEYMPAFEDEHGTYIMNSKDLRAVEHVERLVKMGIHSLKIEGRTKSFYYCARTAQVYNQAINDAMANKPFDTNLNSELEHLAHRGYTEGFLKRHRPSDTQNYDYGYSKSDTQQFVGEVLGKNKDSGLIEIDVKNKFLIGDQLELMTPDGNITFTLTQMVNSKTGEAITDAKGSGHKVAIALNTELDLSFGIIMRYLTGEGTTRHPFAQNQVSK; this comes from the coding sequence ATGCTAAAACCTGAATTGCTTTCCCCTGCGGGTAGTTTAAAGAACATGCGGTATGCTTTTGCCTATGGCGCTGATGCTGTTTACGCCGGACAACCACGTTACTCTCTTCGTGTTCGAAATAATGAATTTTCTCTCGAAAATATTAAAATAGGCATAAATGAAGCGCATGCGTTAGGAAAAAAGTTTTATTTGGTCAATAACATTGCGCCTCACAATGGCAAATTGAAAACTTTTTTAAAGGATATAGCCCCGGTTATTGCAATGAAGCCCGATGCTTTAATTATGTCAGATCCAGGTTTAATCATGATGGTGCGTGAAAACTTTCCAGACATGCCTATTCATTTATCTGTACAGGCTAATGCCGTGAACTGGGCAACCGTTAAGTTTTGGCATCAACAAGGGGTTGAACGGGTAATATTATCGCGCGAGTTGTCGCTTGATGAAATTGAAGATATTCGCCTGCACTGTCCTGAAATGGAACTTGAAGTATTTGTACATGGTGCCTTATGTATGGCTTATTCAGGCCGTTGTTTATTATCTGGTTATATTAATAAACGCGATCCAAACCAAGGTACCTGCACTAATTCATGTCGATGGAAATATGACACACACGAAGCAAAAGAGACTGAAACAGGTGACATTGTTGCGGTAGCTCCCTCGCCAGAAATATACACACCAAACAACAATATTATTACATTCGAACAAGGTCAAACTCCAAACCAACCAATCAACGACCTAGTATTACTTCAAGAACAGGGCCGCCCTGGTGAATATATGCCCGCATTTGAAGATGAACACGGCACATATATTATGAATTCAAAAGATTTACGCGCTGTTGAACATGTAGAACGTTTAGTAAAAATGGGAATACATTCATTAAAAATTGAAGGTAGAACTAAGTCATTCTACTATTGTGCTAGAACTGCTCAAGTTTATAATCAAGCCATTAATGATGCCATGGCTAACAAGCCTTTTGATACCAATTTAAACTCTGAGTTAGAACACTTAGCACACAGAGGATATACCGAAGGATTTTTAAAACGTCACCGCCCTTCAGACACACAAAATTATGACTATGGGTATTCAAAAAGTGATACACAGCAATTTGTTGGCGAAGTATTAGGAAAAAACAAAGATTCAGGACTGATTGAAATTGATGTTAAAAATAAATTTCTTATCGGCGATCAATTAGAATTAATGACGCCAGATGGCAATATAACCTTTACCCTAACTCAAATGGTTAACAGTAAAACAGGTGAAGCAATAACAGATGCAAAAGGCTCAGGTCATAAAGTAGCTATTGCGCTAAATACCGAATTAGATTTAAGTTTTGGCATTATTATGCGCTACCTAACAGGTGAAGGTACAACAAGACACCCTTTCGCCCAAAACCAAGTAAGCAAATAA
- a CDS encoding DUF642 domain-containing protein: MSTFINKIVLTLSLTCLTSFANASLITNGSFEQTTYDDGSVVSGTLFNTDLHTYDSANGIWDIFSSLPGWESSGGSGIELQKGIVSQSQDGSHHIELDSHVGASNSVMTQTVNSLTIGQNYLLEFYYKPRTNILNDNGINVFWYDAAEDFSINMDAVLVADSTTGLTPDWALQSILFTAEAESMNLSFGSSGIQNTLGGLIDNVSLKQSTAVPEPSMIVLFLTALAFLVIRKQKAN; the protein is encoded by the coding sequence ATGTCCACATTTATAAATAAAATAGTATTAACACTTTCTTTAACTTGTTTAACTTCATTTGCAAATGCGTCATTAATTACTAATGGTAGCTTTGAGCAAACAACCTATGATGATGGTTCAGTCGTATCAGGCACTCTTTTCAATACCGATTTACATACATACGATAGCGCTAATGGTATATGGGATATATTTTCTAGCTTACCAGGATGGGAAAGTAGCGGCGGCAGTGGTATCGAGTTACAAAAAGGTATTGTTAGCCAATCACAAGATGGGTCACATCATATAGAGTTAGATTCACATGTTGGTGCCTCTAATTCAGTTATGACACAAACAGTAAACTCATTAACAATCGGTCAAAATTATTTATTAGAGTTTTATTATAAGCCTAGAACAAACATCCTTAATGACAACGGTATTAATGTTTTTTGGTATGACGCCGCTGAGGATTTCAGCATAAATATGGATGCTGTTTTGGTTGCTGATAGCACTACAGGTTTAACACCTGATTGGGCCTTACAATCTATTTTGTTTACAGCAGAAGCTGAGTCAATGAATTTAAGCTTTGGTTCTTCTGGTATACAAAATACGTTAGGTGGCTTAATCGATAATGTATCTTTAAAGCAATCAACAGCGGTACCTGAGCCATCTATGATAGTTCTTTTCTTAACAGCGCTTGCTTTCTTAGTGATACGTAAGCAAAAAGCAAATTAA
- a CDS encoding patatin-like phospholipase family protein, with protein MRFIFLFIISCITLTSSLIHAESRPKIGLVLSGGGAKGAAHIGVLKVIEKNEIPIDYVVGTSIGAYVGGLYALGYSVDYIEKTMLNLPWEQSYSDYIPRLFLSFENKNLRDKYNIPMRIGIRDGQLKSSNGVLLGQSADSLLKLSTNVIAKFDSFNHLAIPYRAIASDLVTARMVVLNKGSLTKAMRASAAVPGVVEPVTIDGKLLVDGGIANNMPIDVIKAMGADIVIAVDIGSALFSKENINSTFDVFNQLSTIITNNTTQTQMKYLSTRDVLIRPKIDYLSTTDFSIMSQALELGEQAALQAEEALKVLSVDEQEYLSYQQEKTQKSLTWFTAFTQPITSIEYQNNSTVSTAIIEEKLALKIGDIVNKEQLQFAIGRVYSLNKFEYVDAEFVDLEDGRQLIVTTRAQSWGPNYLHLGFKLESDFKQGSVIDLDLAYILNDVTPYGGMWINEIKLGWEPLLATEFYQPLSESQHYFTRTRIQYSQDKWEATDNRAELINKNYLVKLGLGFDYLNDGVVELGFLGEKGKLAFEYNQGGKLDYKSYGAYLSFNYDSLNSIDFPTDGNKLSFNVLWRNDHYQEIEGVEPKDTSLEVQLDWRGAFNVKNHSFVGIASFATVNNDSDFTVHVTELGGFLNLSGYQKDALIGSHKVFAAIVYQYDLGRELFGKASLPLYLGASFETGNVWELSESIAIDDMVRSGSLYFGTDTDFGPAVFGFGFASGGESTVFLSLGKNF; from the coding sequence ATGCGATTTATTTTTCTTTTTATCATTTCCTGTATTACGCTAACAAGCTCATTAATCCATGCAGAATCACGCCCCAAAATTGGTTTAGTACTCAGTGGCGGTGGTGCTAAGGGGGCTGCACATATTGGCGTACTGAAGGTCATTGAGAAGAATGAAATTCCCATTGATTACGTTGTTGGTACCAGTATTGGCGCTTATGTTGGCGGCTTATATGCATTAGGTTATAGCGTCGATTATATAGAAAAAACAATGCTTAATTTACCTTGGGAACAGAGTTATTCTGATTATATTCCTAGGTTATTCTTATCATTTGAAAATAAAAACTTAAGAGATAAATATAATATTCCTATGCGAATAGGTATTCGTGATGGGCAATTAAAATCATCTAATGGTGTATTGCTAGGGCAGTCAGCAGACAGTTTATTGAAGTTATCGACCAATGTTATTGCAAAGTTTGATAGTTTTAATCATCTAGCTATTCCTTATCGTGCCATTGCTTCTGACTTGGTTACCGCAAGAATGGTCGTTCTTAATAAAGGCAGTCTTACTAAAGCAATGCGAGCATCAGCAGCTGTTCCTGGTGTAGTAGAGCCGGTAACTATTGATGGTAAGTTATTAGTGGATGGCGGTATTGCCAATAATATGCCTATTGATGTAATAAAAGCAATGGGAGCTGATATTGTTATTGCAGTGGATATTGGTTCTGCTTTATTTTCGAAAGAAAATATTAATAGTACGTTTGATGTATTTAATCAGCTCTCAACAATTATCACGAATAACACCACACAAACTCAGATGAAGTACTTATCAACTAGAGATGTATTAATTCGCCCCAAAATTGACTATTTAAGTACCACAGACTTTTCAATCATGAGTCAAGCGCTTGAGCTAGGAGAGCAGGCGGCATTGCAAGCTGAAGAAGCATTAAAAGTATTAAGTGTTGATGAGCAAGAGTACTTAAGCTATCAACAAGAAAAAACACAAAAATCACTTACTTGGTTTACTGCTTTTACTCAGCCTATTACGAGTATTGAATACCAGAATAACTCAACGGTAAGTACCGCCATTATTGAAGAAAAATTAGCACTGAAAATTGGCGATATTGTAAATAAGGAGCAATTACAGTTCGCTATTGGACGAGTATATTCTCTTAATAAATTTGAGTATGTTGATGCCGAATTTGTTGATTTAGAAGATGGAAGGCAATTGATAGTTACTACTCGAGCTCAATCTTGGGGACCCAATTATCTTCATTTGGGTTTTAAGCTAGAAAGTGACTTTAAACAAGGCTCTGTTATTGACCTTGATTTAGCTTATATTTTAAATGATGTTACCCCCTATGGTGGTATGTGGATTAATGAAATAAAGTTAGGTTGGGAACCATTGTTAGCAACCGAGTTTTATCAACCATTATCAGAAAGCCAACACTACTTTACTAGAACAAGAATTCAATATAGTCAGGATAAATGGGAGGCTACTGATAATAGGGCTGAACTCATTAATAAAAATTATTTAGTTAAGTTAGGTTTAGGGTTTGATTATTTAAATGATGGTGTTGTAGAACTCGGTTTTCTTGGAGAAAAAGGAAAGCTTGCGTTTGAATATAATCAAGGCGGAAAGCTTGACTATAAATCTTACGGTGCTTATTTATCATTTAATTATGACAGCTTAAATAGTATTGATTTTCCCACTGATGGTAATAAGCTATCTTTTAATGTGCTTTGGCGAAATGACCATTATCAAGAAATTGAAGGTGTTGAGCCCAAAGATACGTCACTGGAAGTACAGTTAGATTGGCGAGGTGCTTTTAACGTTAAGAATCATTCTTTTGTTGGTATAGCATCTTTCGCAACCGTTAATAACGATAGTGATTTTACTGTTCATGTAACTGAGTTAGGTGGTTTTTTGAACCTTTCTGGTTATCAAAAAGATGCACTAATTGGTTCGCATAAGGTTTTTGCAGCCATCGTTTATCAGTATGATTTAGGACGTGAACTTTTTGGAAAAGCAAGTTTACCTCTTTATTTAGGCGCTAGTTTTGAAACAGGTAATGTGTGGGAATTAAGTGAATCCATTGCAATTGACGACATGGTTCGCTCTGGGAGTTTATATTTTGGCACGGATACAGATTTCGGCCCTGCTGTTTTCGGCTTCGGCTTCGCTTCTGGTGGTGAAAGTACGGTATTTTTATCATTAGGTAAAAACTTTTAA
- a CDS encoding HDOD domain-containing protein, with translation MAAESALYTILTEKINQEALVLPTLPEVAFKVRQAADDPDVNLHYMSDIIAQDPALSLGLIKVANSVLLGRTVKVESVSQAVTRIGLRQIKGIATAMALEQVFVSKNDVVASYMKKSWEKTVDIASVSISLMGAYLEKNKHTALNLDTLTLGSLIHNIGVLPILTEAEQYPDTFANPTFLQQAITKLSGKIGGEVTRAWGFSDELTELAESWGDLTILPTEIHYLDFIRAGAIYHNIFKNKATQEALLNSYVKKGILPDIDFMDTEGFKARCSDVRSMFI, from the coding sequence ATGGCTGCTGAAAGTGCGTTATACACGATTTTAACGGAAAAAATAAATCAAGAGGCGTTAGTGTTACCAACGTTGCCCGAAGTTGCATTTAAGGTAAGGCAAGCGGCTGACGATCCTGATGTTAATCTACATTATATGAGCGACATCATTGCGCAAGATCCTGCGCTGTCTCTAGGCTTAATAAAAGTGGCTAATAGCGTCTTATTAGGGAGAACGGTTAAGGTTGAAAGTGTATCTCAAGCCGTAACTCGTATTGGTTTACGTCAAATTAAAGGTATTGCTACGGCAATGGCACTTGAGCAAGTATTTGTGTCTAAAAATGACGTTGTTGCTTCATATATGAAGAAGTCTTGGGAAAAAACTGTTGATATAGCATCAGTATCAATTAGTTTAATGGGGGCTTATCTTGAAAAAAATAAACATACGGCATTAAATTTAGACACGCTAACCTTAGGCTCTTTAATACATAATATTGGAGTTCTACCTATTTTAACGGAAGCTGAGCAATATCCAGATACCTTTGCTAACCCAACTTTCTTACAGCAAGCCATTACCAAGCTTTCAGGTAAAATTGGTGGAGAAGTTACTCGTGCATGGGGTTTTTCAGATGAATTAACTGAGTTGGCGGAAAGTTGGGGGGATTTAACTATTTTACCAACAGAAATTCATTACCTAGATTTTATTCGAGCAGGTGCTATCTATCATAATATTTTTAAGAATAAAGCGACACAAGAAGCACTATTAAATAGTTATGTTAAAAAAGGTATTTTACCTGATATCGACTTTATGGACACCGAAGGTTTTAAAGCAAGGTGCTCTGACGTAAGATCAATGTTCATCTAA
- a CDS encoding AraC family transcriptional regulator: protein MPNKMNDTQLTLPLTESVNSLLNQSELPASLTLEQCSSMLAMSMTSFRRKLSQEETSYKLIQSKFLNELCVSTLLTKQIKIDDLAIKLGYSERATFERAFRQKFGVTPSQFRVLSLVDNDSSCHKKLIEIAADIPPMSSSCKQLLDAKESDDLDVHRVVEIVSKDAIFSARIMGLASKAIYGKTPNNLSEAISRNLGINTVINFAIVYAVKDALQDNVDPLIIEQYSEIFLIAPKFFQLIRKSLSSEVEFDIPLTEQVLTFALLGVFLLAHKSAYKHELMLYSLRGISDLHSLNCHIRELMQISIYSSSSLMLSMWHIDVSLIKQLNHIEKISQVNGKRSEQDELVLFMLSCLYFSATGHEDFGELSDKAELLNIKGFADIKEQVFDRSL from the coding sequence ATGCCAAATAAGATGAATGATACACAACTCACGCTACCATTAACCGAGTCTGTTAACTCTTTGCTTAATCAGTCTGAGCTGCCAGCCTCCTTAACGTTAGAACAATGCTCCTCTATGCTAGCCATGAGCATGACCTCTTTTCGCCGTAAACTTTCCCAAGAAGAAACTAGCTATAAGCTCATCCAAAGTAAATTTTTAAATGAACTTTGTGTGAGTACATTATTAACGAAACAAATTAAAATTGATGATTTAGCTATTAAACTCGGCTATTCCGAAAGAGCCACTTTTGAACGTGCTTTTCGGCAAAAGTTTGGCGTCACGCCATCTCAATTTCGAGTATTATCGTTAGTTGACAATGACAGTAGTTGCCATAAAAAACTAATAGAGATTGCGGCAGATATACCGCCAATGTCAAGTAGTTGCAAGCAGTTGTTGGATGCAAAAGAAAGTGATGATCTTGATGTACATAGAGTTGTAGAAATTGTGAGTAAAGATGCTATTTTTTCTGCTCGTATTATGGGGCTTGCCAGTAAAGCGATATACGGGAAAACACCTAATAACCTTTCTGAAGCTATTAGTCGAAATTTAGGCATTAATACTGTTATTAATTTTGCTATTGTTTATGCTGTGAAAGATGCATTACAAGATAATGTAGACCCTCTTATTATTGAGCAATATAGTGAGATATTTTTAATTGCCCCTAAGTTTTTTCAACTCATTCGTAAATCGTTAAGTTCAGAAGTCGAGTTTGATATCCCTTTAACAGAACAAGTATTAACTTTTGCCTTGCTTGGTGTATTTTTACTTGCACATAAAAGCGCTTATAAACACGAGCTAATGCTGTATTCATTGCGTGGGATATCTGATCTTCACTCGCTTAATTGTCACATTAGGGAGCTTATGCAAATTAGTATTTACTCGTCATCATCATTAATGTTGTCAATGTGGCATATTGATGTCAGCTTAATTAAACAACTAAACCATATAGAAAAAATTAGTCAGGTAAATGGAAAAAGAAGTGAGCAAGATGAGTTGGTATTATTTATGCTGTCGTGTTTGTATTTTTCTGCGACTGGCCATGAAGACTTTGGTGAACTGTCAGACAAAGCAGAACTATTGAATATTAAAGGCTTTGCCGATATTAAAGAACAAGTATTTGATCGTTCTTTATAG
- a CDS encoding YfhL family 4Fe-4S dicluster ferredoxin: MALYIEDSCINCDMCDPECPNEAIALGEHIYEIDTDKCTECVGHYDKPTCVSVCPIDCVKPDPNHVENEDALLAKFIKMHVA; the protein is encoded by the coding sequence GTGGCATTATATATTGAAGACAGCTGCATAAATTGTGATATGTGTGATCCTGAATGTCCTAATGAGGCAATAGCATTAGGAGAACACATTTATGAAATTGATACCGATAAATGTACTGAGTGCGTAGGTCATTATGATAAACCTACTTGTGTCAGTGTTTGTCCAATTGATTGTGTAAAGCCCGATCCTAACCACGTTGAAAACGAAGACGCGTTATTGGCTAAATTTATCAAGATGCATGTTGCTTAA
- a CDS encoding DUF3083 family protein: MRRASSILKKHRAGERVYLPSDSRDNQYILAEIPLTDSLIEKISGAIDHTSAKPYQRFYQTLSHKIFGVVEKYDLSHVNFVANNRLVRVRYSGEQRVLHTEQQSYFFYCPQHNSTFKGYYDGAVRVRKIKVLFLATGEELRSNAGKFHNTVHQAVKEISTTLGLPENEIKLRDHQHLTFDVFAKEKGASNTLSHTFREISERYESQNQNIDSNHTSITYAIASIPMARRLLKGTDIDYLSDSPFTELYQKIEQAFKNSCNSNKINQAALIANGVSPFVRYDESEAAEIRGELISIGINPNNSETRFCIHWDADKLVDTLRIVFIADKSDETHNNYGKFVNQAISAVKAFADEVNWKKESDDIMIRIHQHLMLQV, encoded by the coding sequence ATGAGAAGAGCTTCATCTATTTTAAAGAAACATCGTGCCGGCGAGCGCGTTTATTTACCAAGTGATTCACGTGATAATCAATATATCTTAGCTGAAATACCGCTAACAGATAGCTTAATTGAGAAAATTAGCGGCGCAATTGATCACACCTCAGCTAAACCGTATCAACGCTTTTATCAAACATTATCTCACAAGATTTTTGGTGTTGTTGAAAAATATGATTTATCACATGTCAACTTTGTCGCCAACAATCGCTTAGTACGTGTAAGATACAGCGGCGAGCAAAGAGTATTACATACAGAACAACAATCATATTTCTTTTATTGTCCGCAGCACAACAGTACTTTTAAAGGTTATTACGATGGTGCTGTTCGAGTAAGAAAGATAAAAGTATTATTTTTAGCAACGGGTGAAGAGCTTAGAAGCAATGCGGGTAAATTTCATAATACAGTTCATCAGGCTGTTAAAGAAATCTCAACTACCCTTGGCTTACCTGAAAATGAAATTAAATTACGTGATCATCAGCATTTAACCTTTGACGTTTTTGCAAAAGAAAAGGGTGCGAGTAATACGCTTAGCCATACTTTTAGAGAAATATCTGAGCGCTATGAAAGTCAAAATCAAAATATTGATAGCAATCACACCTCAATTACTTATGCAATTGCTAGTATACCGATGGCGCGTCGCTTATTGAAAGGAACAGATATTGATTATTTGTCTGATTCGCCTTTTACCGAGCTTTATCAAAAAATTGAGCAGGCCTTTAAAAATTCATGCAATAGCAATAAAATTAATCAAGCGGCTTTGATTGCTAATGGTGTATCACCCTTTGTTCGTTATGATGAAAGTGAAGCAGCAGAAATTCGAGGTGAGTTAATTTCTATTGGCATTAATCCTAATAATTCAGAAACTCGTTTCTGTATACACTGGGACGCAGATAAATTAGTTGATACCTTGCGTATTGTTTTCATTGCCGATAAAAGTGATGAAACCCATAATAATTATGGTAAATTTGTTAACCAAGCGATTAGCGCAGTAAAAGCTTTTGCCGATGAAGTTAATTGGAAAAAAGAAAGCGATGATATTATGATTCGCATACATCAGCATCTTATGTTGCAAGTATAA
- a CDS encoding D-hexose-6-phosphate mutarotase yields MLLVKNEFGQVLETKLSQDLSALDIKHTAVEAKVSLYGGQVLSWRPDGEKEVFWLSKDSAFEQGKAIRGGIPLCWPWFGAHPNDNDQTAGNHGFARTQQWQVDNIDIIEQGVEVTLSWQGKAMNELWPNACQLKQVLFFGRTFKQTLHITNLSDVDAYYTGALHSYFSVSSPKAIKIAALAQANFYDKLTEQLCKPQAFKNGVGPVDRIYHTNDDMSLVDNTWGRTIELKSQNTKQWVFWNPGTDAANNMTDVHCNGEQEFVCLEAATTEMQLLPAGMSTIIEQEISIINHA; encoded by the coding sequence GTGTTATTAGTTAAAAACGAATTTGGCCAAGTACTTGAAACCAAGTTATCTCAAGACTTATCTGCATTAGATATTAAACACACTGCGGTTGAAGCAAAAGTCAGTTTATATGGCGGTCAAGTACTGAGCTGGCGCCCTGATGGTGAAAAAGAAGTTTTTTGGTTATCAAAAGATTCAGCTTTTGAGCAAGGAAAAGCCATTCGCGGCGGTATACCTTTATGTTGGCCTTGGTTTGGTGCTCATCCAAACGATAATGATCAAACTGCTGGTAATCATGGTTTTGCGCGAACGCAGCAATGGCAAGTAGATAATATTGATATCATCGAGCAGGGCGTAGAAGTCACGTTGAGTTGGCAAGGAAAAGCAATGAACGAACTATGGCCAAATGCTTGCCAATTAAAACAAGTTCTCTTCTTTGGTCGAACATTTAAGCAAACGTTACATATAACTAACTTAAGTGATGTTGACGCATACTACACCGGCGCTCTACACAGCTATTTTTCCGTGAGCTCACCTAAAGCAATAAAAATAGCGGCGTTAGCGCAAGCTAATTTTTATGATAAGTTAACTGAACAGTTATGTAAGCCACAAGCGTTTAAAAATGGTGTGGGGCCTGTGGATCGCATTTACCACACCAATGATGATATGAGCCTAGTTGATAATACATGGGGACGTACGATTGAGCTGAAATCACAAAATACAAAGCAGTGGGTTTTTTGGAACCCAGGAACTGATGCTGCTAATAATATGACTGATGTTCATTGTAACGGTGAACAGGAGTTTGTTTGTTTAGAAGCGGCAACTACCGAAATGCAATTACTTCCAGCGGGTATGAGTACAATTATTGAACAAGAAATTTCAATTATAAATCATGCGTAA
- a CDS encoding DUF748 domain-containing protein, translated as MKKLIILVGVLVLIAGGAFVFLSGDAINALIKTKIEQVGSKVTEQSVTVSRVDMKLLKGAGTINGLVLANPSSYSAPSVFSLNEITLDINLKSLATDLIVIDQIIIDKPEAVVEFTENGGANIKDILDAIKKNTAGDGTPVSESETGKTEPIIRVNKFILAGVALTVDLTKLGNKSHQATLADIHLSNIGGESGMPASQLGAELVKQALSSIWKQAKAEQVDILKEEAKDKIKEKAKEKFGGLLDKLNG; from the coding sequence ATGAAAAAATTGATCATATTGGTAGGCGTTTTAGTGTTAATTGCAGGAGGGGCTTTTGTATTTTTAAGTGGTGATGCAATTAATGCCTTAATTAAAACGAAAATTGAGCAAGTAGGCTCAAAAGTTACCGAACAATCAGTAACGGTTAGTCGGGTTGACATGAAATTATTAAAAGGGGCGGGTACGATTAATGGCTTAGTATTAGCTAATCCGTCAAGTTACAGCGCGCCCTCAGTATTTTCATTAAATGAGATAACCCTAGATATTAACCTTAAAAGCTTAGCAACAGATCTTATTGTTATTGATCAAATTATTATTGATAAGCCTGAAGCTGTTGTAGAGTTTACAGAAAATGGTGGCGCCAATATTAAAGACATACTGGATGCGATTAAGAAAAATACCGCAGGCGATGGTACTCCTGTGTCAGAATCAGAGACAGGTAAAACTGAGCCAATTATACGTGTAAACAAATTTATCTTAGCCGGTGTTGCTTTAACCGTTGATTTAACAAAACTTGGTAATAAATCGCACCAAGCGACGTTAGCTGATATTCATTTAAGTAATATTGGTGGTGAGTCTGGTATGCCGGCAAGCCAGTTAGGTGCAGAGTTGGTAAAACAAGCATTATCATCTATTTGGAAGCAAGCTAAAGCAGAGCAAGTGGATATTTTAAAAGAAGAAGCTAAAGATAAAATAAAAGAGAAAGCTAAAGAAAAGTTTGGTGGACTTCTTGATAAGCTTAATGGCTAA
- the rppH gene encoding RNA pyrophosphohydrolase, producing the protein MIDAEGYRANVGIVIINSRGQVFWARRFGQHSWQYPQGGVDEGETAEQTMFRELYEEVGLQPEHVKIVASTKHWLKYKLPKRYIRHDSKPVCIGQKQKWFLLKLTAPESSVDLLHSSHPEFDDWRWVSYWYPVRQVVSFKRDVYRKVMKEFALQALSFSYEKRPDRRPNRGKRQA; encoded by the coding sequence GTGATCGATGCCGAAGGCTACCGAGCCAATGTCGGCATAGTAATAATTAATAGCAGGGGACAAGTATTTTGGGCTAGAAGGTTTGGGCAACATTCATGGCAATATCCACAAGGTGGTGTTGATGAAGGGGAAACTGCTGAGCAAACCATGTTTCGAGAGTTATATGAAGAAGTAGGATTACAACCAGAACATGTTAAAATTGTTGCTTCAACTAAACACTGGCTAAAGTATAAATTACCAAAACGTTATATAAGACACGATAGTAAACCTGTTTGTATTGGGCAAAAACAGAAGTGGTTTTTATTAAAATTAACTGCTCCTGAATCATCGGTCGATTTGCTACATAGCTCTCATCCTGAATTCGATGATTGGCGTTGGGTGAGTTACTGGTATCCAGTTCGACAAGTAGTGTCATTTAAGCGCGATGTTTATCGTAAAGTTATGAAAGAGTTTGCCCTACAGGCTTTATCTTTTTCATATGAAAAAAGGCCTGATAGGCGGCCTAATCGAGGTAAACGCCAAGCGTAA